CAGCAGCGACCAGGCCGTGATTGCGCCCAGAATGTAGGGCAGAATGCGTACAAAGGGCGATGTATAGATCTCCGTGCCGGTGGCAAAGGCCGCATCGAACGACAGCTGAAACCTAATGCTCAGCCCGATGGCATAGGACCACGCGATGGTGGACACCAGAGCCGCGGCCACCAAACCCTTCGTCAGCCTGGGATGCCTGCAAAGGGAGAAGGGCAAGTGCTTGTAGATAATAACCAGGAAGAACTGATTCCTTAAGCTTACTTGGCATAAAGGAAGAGCAAAACGTTGGCGAGTATGAAGAACTGCATCTCGCAGGCGAGAGACCAGCTCCAGTTGGCGCACATGTCGCGATGGTCGAAGAGATTCTGTATGAAAAGAAGATTGCGCCACCAGTGCCTGGAGCACATCTCGTCGAAGCGTTCGTTGATGTGATAAACCGAAGTGTCGCCAATGTAGGCATAAACCACATCCACCGAGGCCATCACCACTAGATATAGTGGACCCAGGCGCAGATATCGGTGGAAGAGCAGCTTGCCAAAGAGCCGGAGATTCTTGAGCCAGCCATTGCGACGCACTGTGTCCAGCTGCGCTGCGTTGCGCAGAAAGTTGTACGTTTGCAAGAAGCCACTGAAGTCAGGAGTGGGAAGATTAAAGAAGGATTACTTCAGGGATCTCAACCCACCTGATGGTAAAGAAGACATCGACCAGCAGCGGCGCCGAGGAGACGTACTGGAAGAACGCCTGCTCCGCATAGGTGATGAGCACGGTTTTGTTGTGCACGGTGAAGTACATGAACCACACCACATGGAAGATCATGATCCAAATGGCGCACACGGAACGCAGCCCGTTCATAACGGGTATCTCGCGTGCGTTGTTTTCGCGCACCGCAAAGATCTTAGCCCAGTTGCCGGGCAGATCGTAGCAGCTGACCAGCTGCTGAAGCTTTTGCCAGCGGAGCAGCGCGTGCAGAGCACGCCAGAGCTCGGATTCGGCTGGCGCCAGGCCAAGATCCTCACCAGCTGGCGGCAGCTTCTTGGCCGCCAGCAGCTGTTGGGCACAGAGCATAAGCCCGGCCGTGGCCAAGACGCAGGCCACAAGCAGCCGGAAGCTGGAGCGCCGATAGAAGACATCGCGCAGCTGCAGATCCTTCATGTAGAGCACCTCCGGCCGTATGTCGAAGATGTCGTTATCGGCGAACATGCCGCGCGAGACATACTCACCGGCCAGCTGCTTCACCTCGCCCGATGTGCACGCCCTGGGCAGACACAGGCCAATGTGTATGATCTGCTCGGACATCAGCTTGATCTCCACCTGCCACGGCGAATTGTGACGCAGATAGATCACACGATAGTCCATATCGAACGGCGACTGCTGTGTGATCAGCCCATGGTGCATCACACGTTCAAAGTTCTTCGACAATGTTATGCCCACCGGACGCTGGACGCCCTTGCACGCCTCCCGGCTGCCCAGCCAATAGTTTTGTCCGTAAATAAAG
The sequence above is a segment of the Drosophila virilis strain 15010-1051.87 chromosome 3, Dvir_AGI_RSII-ME, whole genome shotgun sequence genome. Coding sequences within it:
- the LOC6636595 gene encoding nose resistant to fluoxetine protein 6, whose translation is MELWRTFWLLALLGVVKGVANNQSSASDWQQQKLQFYQQHLNDSLLEQLPDLDAGTSRGGHLLEPHLTRTSIIFGLTKVLNGSNASAVCQSQLRQVQRGILSKQPWAMKVLDASGTKPSGFIYGQNYWLGSREACKGVQRPVGITLSKNFERVMHHGLITQQSPFDMDYRVIYLRHNSPWQVEIKLMSEQIIHIGLCLPRACTSGEVKQLAGEYVSRGMFADNDIFDIRPEVLYMKDLQLRDVFYRRSSFRLLVACVLATAGLMLCAQQLLAAKKLPPAGEDLGLAPAESELWRALHALLRWQKLQQLVSCYDLPGNWAKIFAVRENNAREIPVMNGLRSVCAIWIMIFHVVWFMYFTVHNKTVLITYAEQAFFQYVSSAPLLVDVFFTISGFLQTYNFLRNAAQLDTVRRNGWLKNLRLFGKLLFHRYLRLGPLYLVVMASVDVVYAYIGDTSVYHINERFDEMCSRHWWRNLLFIQNLFDHRDMCANWSWSLACEMQFFILANVLLFLYAKHPRLTKGLVAAALVSTIAWSYAIGLSIRFQLSFDAAFATGTEIYTSPFVRILPYILGAITAWSLLEWRPQLALSELRERCAWHLALLVFFACIYSTIRRDLGPLLAISLFVLGRLFFSLSVCWMIAGSAQGRGVWWSRLLEAKGFQHVSRLSYAIYLLNPLVIALFYSLTSASTHADPFMLCVVSCGFAVIVYLASIVFSLAFELPYSNLSSLLLGRKAKSA